TTTTTTGCATCTGCCGTAGCTTTATCGGCTTTAGCTTTTGCCTTTTTTGCAGAAGCTTCAGATTTCGCTTTAGCGTCTTTTGCAGTAGTTTCCTGAGCGTAGAAATTAGTAGATAAAACTACTATAAAGCAAAGTAATAATAATTTTTTCATGGTGGTTATAGTTTAAATTTCTTACTAAAAGTAAGAAATTTTTTCGTATCTTTTTCATTTGCCACTAAAAATAAGCACGAAGCTGGACGTTACCTGTATGTATTGTCGATCCAGTCTCACTTTTTCGTCCTTGGTAGTTTAAATTTATATCCAAAAATTGCGTAATATTCTTTTGCAGAAGCAGTTTCCAAACCAGATTTTGTCCCGCCTGAAGACCTTCAAGCATTTGAAAACCAACAGATGAAAATTCATTTCCGTTAAACTTATTTTCATAAAAAGAAAATTCCCCATTTAAAGTTATTTTACTTTCTCCCGAAAACGAAAACGAAGTCCCAAGTCTATTTTGAATCAGAGTTTCTAAGTTCCCAATTTGATTTTCCTTATTCTGAAATTCGTAAAAGAAATCCAGACTCGTATTTTTCGAAAACAAATAACTAATTTTTGGCGCCAGCTGATATCCTTTTAAATCATAATTCTTCTCGGTAAAATCGGCTGAGATTAAATTGGTTTTAATCGTTTTGGTAAAGAAATTAAACAGCCAGCTTTTTTGATACAAATGCGTGTACTGCAATTGATGCGAATTATTTTTTAAATGCTGCGATCCAATCGAAAGCAAACTTTTACCATTATTAATAAGGTACGAATACGTAACCGAATGTTTTTGTTTCCCGCGATTGTAAAATAAACTATTTCTGAAACTTGAATTTAATCCCAGAATATTTTCTTCTGAAGAATAAAACGGATTCAGTTCTAAACGATCGCCTTCGCTTCGTATTTTCCGATCCATAATAAAAGACGTCTGATTGTAGAAATACGACAACATCTTTTTCAAACCGTTTTCATTCTGCCATTGCAGCGGATTTAAAATAACCGATTGCGAAAATTTATTCTGATTGGTTTTAATATAAATCCTGTTCGGTAAAAAGATCCTCACGAATTTTGCCTGATCGGGAAAAGCGGCAATTTCAAATTCTTCCAATTCCTGAATCCCGTTTCCGTTGTAATCGTTCCAAGCATATACACCTTGTCCCGCGGGAACTTCCAAATACGTAAATTCCTGCTGCGCAATAGTTCCAGAACTGGTTTCGTAAACCGTTCCAATCTGCATGAACTGATTGAAGAAACGGTCATTATATAAAATTCTCGAATTTAAAGAAGGTTCATTTTTTCGGGCAGGATCTGTAAAATTCAAATTTCGATAACTCGCATAAACCGCTAAATCAGTTGTTTTGTTCTGAATCAGTTTTGACTTTACATAATAGGTCTGCGAATTGTTTACGTGCTGTAAAAGTCCGTTTTGCAAACTGTCATTTTTTCGCTGTAAAAAACCTAACTCCACAAAAACTTTCGTGCTGTCGCCTCGTCCCACAAAAGCACCGTATTCAGAAAATCGTTGGCTTAAAGCCGAAAATTGATTTGTTGTTTTATCTTTTTCCTGATTGTCTTCTATTTGAAAACTTCCTCCAATCCAATTTTTTCCAAAATGATATTTAGCTCGGGCTTGATTTCGGGTAAATTTTGAAGTAGAAGTGGTAGCATCAGAATTGAGGAAACTGCCTTGATTTTCAATCGTCCACTTTTTTAATTTGAATAAAGCCGATGCCGTGTGTCGTCCTCCCGAATAACTTTCGCTAAAATCTAGTTTTTCAAACTGATACGTAAACAATCCAATATTCGAAGTTTCTTTCTTCGCAAATAAATCAAAATTAAGACCTGTTACAAGCAGACTTTGGTTTCCTAAAAAAGTCGTATTTAAATTCCAATCACGGTTAAACTCAATATTATACAAACGTTCGACTGATCTAAAATCTTTCTGTACAAACTGATAATTGGCAAAACCGTCTAAAGTCCAGTTTCTGCTGAAAAGACATTTTTTGATATTGGTTTTAAAAGCCACACCTTCGTTATCAGAATCATCAATTCCAGAAAAAAGGTTTTTATCATTATTGCTCACCGCAATTTCAAAATCAACAAGTGTTTTTTCATCAGGATTGTATTTTCCAAGAAATGTTGCCACTTGAATTTTCATGGGCGCCACAAGCTGAACGGTTGGTTCGTAATTACCTTGCGGAATTCCGTTTGCAGGCGAAACGTATTCGTAGATTTTTTCGACAGCCGTACTATTTTGAACGACATAATTTCCGAGATTATTTCCAACAAGACTAAATTTTACATTGTACAAAACATCTTCAGAATTATTCGAATATTCATATATCTCAATTCCGTTTACAATTGTTTTTTTGTATAAAATCTTATTTTCAGAATACGTGTCTTCGTATGCTGAAGGTGCTTTCATTAAATTAGGATCATCACCAGCTTGACTTAAAATCTGAACTTGTTCTGTTGAAAGATTCTGTTGTAAAGGCTGGTTTTTTAAATCATTTTCAGAATAAATATAACCGCCAAAACTCCAGCTTTTATTTTCGTGCGTTGCTCCGGCATATGTAACCAATCGATTATAATTTCTTTCCGAATATTGGTATTCAACATTAATTCTCATTTCAGAATTAATGGGGAAAAGTGAGGTAAACACAATTTCTCCTGCATTGTAATCAATAACATAATCGTTGTTTTCGCCTCGTTTCAATAACGTGCCATTTACATACACACGTTCTGAACCCGAAATTACCAAAACATACAATTCGCCGTTTTGCCCTTTTAATTTATAAGGCCCTTGATTTCCTTCCTGTCCCGTAAAAGTGCTTTTGGCATATTGTCCTTTTACAAATGAAACCGAAGCAAAAACATTGGTTTTGCTTTTTTCGGTATCAAAATCGACACTTGCGGCAACTCCTTGTACTTTTTTGTTAAAACTTAGAAACTGCGTTTTCCGATTTTCCAGAAAAACGTCTCCCGCCCGAATGTTCCAGTCATCGCTGAAAAGTTCCATAAATATATTATCAAACTGATCAAGTTTTTGCGAATAACCCCCATCTTGAAGCGGAATATTATTGTCTTGAAGTGACGCCCGCAGACTGACTTTGTCGGATATTTTTCCTGTAATCTGTAAATCAAGATTCGAATTTAAAACCGTATTTTGGTTGTTCCCAACGGTTACGCCTCTGGTAATACTTCCTGTTGTGTTGAGTCCGTCAAACGGAGTTACTTTTTTACCATTGTCGTTGTCGATTTTGTATAACTTATCAGTGCCGACATCGTTGCTCACAACCTGGCTGTTTTTGTAAAGGCTGTATTCTTTTGTCAGGAAATCAGGATAATTGAGGTAATTAATTACTAAAGTATCAGAAACCGAAGTGAATTTTTCGTTTAAAAGAAGTGTTCCTTTTTGAAAATCAACTTTATAAAAAGTCGAATCGATAGGCTGGTTTTTGGTATTTAAAAGTTCGAAGAAATCAGAGTTGATGCTGAAATTTTCCAGCTGGATCGTGTCGCGTGTTGCAATTACTTTTTTGGTTTTGTACAATGATTCAGTATCCTGTGCCTGAAGCCCGGAATACCAAATCAGCACCGCAAAAAACAGTAATTTTTTAAACATAAACATTTTAACTCCGAAAATTCAAAAGTAGTATTTATAATCAAGAAATAATCAGGCATTTATTGACTGGTAAATGACTGAATTTAATGTGCTTTTGCAGACATTCCAAAAAATGTAAAGCACTGATTGTTTATTTTTTGAAGTACAATTCTCATCATAAATCAATCTTTTTTATAGCTTTGTTAGGCAAAAACGAATTCAAACCATGGATACCGGTAAAGAACTTTTATTCTTTTTTAGTGCTTTGGGCGCTTTCAACGGAATTATTCTGGGCGTTTACTTTTTCTTTTTTACCAGAAAAAAATACCTGACGAATTACTTTTTAGGCGCACTTTTATTTGCGCTAAGTATTCGAATTGGAAAATCGGTTTTTGTTTATTTTCATCCTGAGCTGCCAAAAATGTATTTGCAGTTAGGACTTACGGCCTGCTTTTTTATTGGCCCTTGTTTGTATTACTTTCTTAAATCGGCAGTTGAAGAAGTCAATGTAATGCCAAAATCATGGAAACTGATATTGGTTTTCTGGGCAGTTCTAATTGTAGCGTTTGGAATTGCATTTCCGTATGAAGATTACCCCGATTTGTGGAGACAGTATTTTATAAAAGTCATTTATTTTCAATGGTTTGTTTACATTGCTTTTTCAACATTTCTTATTGAAAACGTTCTGAGAAAAATATTCAGCAGTAAAGAAAAAACAACTCCCGCCGAAATGTGGTTTGGAATGCTTTTTCTGGGGAATTTTTTATTGTTCCTTTTTTACTTCCTTTCGATCATGGGCGCTTCGGCAGCAACTTATATAAGCGGTGCAGTCGTTTTTTCATTTATTCTGTATCTAATTATTTCAATTCTTTTATATAGAAAAAAGACCGACGATTTGTTTCTACTGAATGGACCAAAAATCTCAGGCAAAAAAATAGAATCAGAAGAAGCTTTGATTTTATCTGAAAAACTGGAAAACATAATGACTGAAAAATCATTATATAAAAATCCCAATTTATCGCTTCAGGATTTATCGCAAGAAATTAATATCTCAAGTCACCAGCTTTCACAGTTTCTGAACAACAATCTCGGAAAGAATTTTACCAGTTTTGTGAATGAGTTTAGAATAAATGAAGCCTGCCGAATTATTACTTCAAATGATAAACTAACTTTGGAATCGGTTGGTTATGATGTGGGTTTTAATTCGAAATCAACATTCTTTGCTGCGTTTAAAAAACATACCGGAACGACTCCGCTTAATTATCAGTTGCAAGCTTTACAAACCTAAATGAGTATTGGTAAAGAAATATTGTTCTTCTTTGGTGCTTTGGGCGCTTTCAACGGATTTGTTTTAAGTCTGTATTTTTTCTTTTTAACCCAGAAAAAATATTTAAGCAACTACTTTCTCGGCGCCATGTTACTGGCTTTAAGCATCAGAATTACGGTTACGGTTTTTGTTTATTTCAATAATGATCTGCCTAAAACGTATTTGCAGATTGGACTTTCAGCGTGTCTGCTAATCGGTCCGTTTTTATATTTTGTTTTGCAATCAGGAATTCATTCTATTGTAAAAATTCCGTTGCAATGGAAACTGCATATAGCAGTTTGGCTGGTCATCATTATGCTGGCTGGATTTTGGTTTCCGTATCAAAACTATCCCATTTTATGGAATAACTATTTGGTTGCCTTGATTTTCTTTCAGTGGTTTTCGTATAGTCTTTTATCAGGTTTTGAAAATAGAATGCTTCTTCAAAAAATAATCTCAGATTATGCTAACGCTGTTCCAGCAGAAAAATGGTTTGGAACTATATTTCTTGGAAATGCGTTATTATTTCTATCCTATTTTCTAGGATTTTCAAGAGTGCCTTTTGTTTCATGCATAACTGGCGCAATTGCATTTACGTTTATTTTGTATTTGATTATTTTAGTTTTGATGCACAGAAAACGAACCGATGATTTATTTGTGTTCAACATCAAAGAGAAAAAACTGAACCAAGAAGAAGCTTTCGTTTTATCTCAAAAATTGGAAAAATTAATGCTCGAAAAGTCATTATTTAAAAATCCGAATTTGAGTTTAAACGATACGGCAAAAGAACTTGGGATTTCGACGCATCAATTGTCACAGTTTCTGAACAACAATATCGGAAAGAATTTTACCACTTTTGTAAATGAATTTCGAATAAACGAAGCCTGTGAAATTATGCTTTCAAACGAAAAATTGACTTTAGAATCTATAGGTTATGATGTAGGTTTTAATTCGAAATCAACATTTTTTGCGGCATTTAAAAAACATACTGGAACAACACCTTTAAATTACCAGATTCAGGCTTTACAAACCTAAAAACGAGTATCGATTTATAAATCCGTACTCCTGATTTCCCTTTCGATTACCTCATGTCGCGATTTACAGCTGACTTTTGTTCAACAAAAAAGTCAAATCTTAATCGCAAAAAATTTATGAGGTTTTTAATTCTAGTTTTCGTTTACCTGTATGTTTTCCTTTTTAATACTGCAGAAGGAAAAGCACAATCCATTCAAAAAATTTCAGGAAAAGTCGTCAATTCAACTAACGAATTTATG
This is a stretch of genomic DNA from Flavobacterium endoglycinae. It encodes these proteins:
- a CDS encoding helix-turn-helix domain-containing protein; protein product: MSIGKEILFFFGALGAFNGFVLSLYFFFLTQKKYLSNYFLGAMLLALSIRITVTVFVYFNNDLPKTYLQIGLSACLLIGPFLYFVLQSGIHSIVKIPLQWKLHIAVWLVIIMLAGFWFPYQNYPILWNNYLVALIFFQWFSYSLLSGFENRMLLQKIISDYANAVPAEKWFGTIFLGNALLFLSYFLGFSRVPFVSCITGAIAFTFILYLIILVLMHRKRTDDLFVFNIKEKKLNQEEAFVLSQKLEKLMLEKSLFKNPNLSLNDTAKELGISTHQLSQFLNNNIGKNFTTFVNEFRINEACEIMLSNEKLTLESIGYDVGFNSKSTFFAAFKKHTGTTPLNYQIQALQT
- a CDS encoding helix-turn-helix domain-containing protein, translated to MDTGKELLFFFSALGAFNGIILGVYFFFFTRKKYLTNYFLGALLFALSIRIGKSVFVYFHPELPKMYLQLGLTACFFIGPCLYYFLKSAVEEVNVMPKSWKLILVFWAVLIVAFGIAFPYEDYPDLWRQYFIKVIYFQWFVYIAFSTFLIENVLRKIFSSKEKTTPAEMWFGMLFLGNFLLFLFYFLSIMGASAATYISGAVVFSFILYLIISILLYRKKTDDLFLLNGPKISGKKIESEEALILSEKLENIMTEKSLYKNPNLSLQDLSQEINISSHQLSQFLNNNLGKNFTSFVNEFRINEACRIITSNDKLTLESVGYDVGFNSKSTFFAAFKKHTGTTPLNYQLQALQT